A window of Fragaria vesca subsp. vesca linkage group LG7, FraVesHawaii_1.0, whole genome shotgun sequence contains these coding sequences:
- the LOC101300849 gene encoding uncharacterized protein At5g41620-like: protein MERKEKGAAESERKKRGWMVKKLKRRGVSVRGGVCSTPPPIWRLELYTEPHTNKPNNSEFLNLKANTTSISARNLCAGLWEIESYQNPLAQMSRAGARLAHKHRKNNGAELNTPTTRGPHDQPASASSLRKLVSTSLIQHHQAVESNGHARQPLSPSSCGSSMEVTPYKGRKGESSCGLKTSTELLKVLNRIWSLEEQHASNVSIVKALKMELHHSQAIIKQLVHEKQWDRQEMDDLMKHISEQSQIKAAVQLVRDELEGERKLRKHSESLHRKLARELSEVKSAFSNALRELERENKARILLENLCDEFSKGIREYEKEVRSLKHNHEKDQGGLASSERLILHISEAWLDERMQMKIAEGQNDFGEKNTIVDKLGFDIETFLQAKRSADLKINIDLPQKQLKENCSRRQSLESFPLNEAVSAPGNAAGDSTDSGSHYLVRSVSGKRIARSSSQWKNNDAKGQYGGIEKSSSMKKKAEEPMKRNMSSGLQGQFKQHMARTMSCDGNRTLPADREDGELGEENAAMVDNLEQSVYSNAIREGLQETQSKRVEAHGLDLLKSNNPDSNCKVKTCIQSVFTGNASPVQKWKSNLTAPDFGKSESSLDWPPDLDENTLMAKLLEARLEAKNSRTRSSKGPL, encoded by the exons ATGGAAAGAAAAGAAAAGGGTGCAGCAGAAAGTGAAAGAAAAAAGCGAGGATGGATGGTGAAAAAGTTGAAACGCAGAGGAGTATCAGTAAGAGGAGGGGTTTGTAGTACGCCACCGCCCATTTGGAGACTCGAATTATATACTGAGCCTCACACCAACAAACCCAACAACTCTGAGTTTCTCAACCTGAAAGCCAACACCACATCAATCTCTGCCAGAAATCTCTGTGCTGGTCTCTGGGAAATTGAGTCTTACCAGAACCCACTTGCCCAAATGAGTAGAGCAGGAGCTAGACTTGCCCACAAGCACAGGAAGAACAATGGGGCTGAGCTTAACACTCCTACTACTAGGGGCCCTCATGATCAG CCGGCAAGTGCAAGCAGTTTGAGGAAGCTTGTATCCACATCACTGATACAGCACCATCAAGCAGTTGAGAGCAATGGTCATGCTCGTCAGCCCCTATCTCCTTCTAGTTGTGGTAGCTCAATGGAG GTCACACCATATAAGGGAAGGAAGGGTGAGTCAAGTTGTGGTCTTAAAACATCCACAGAATTACTTAAAGTACTCAATCGCATCTGGAGTCTTGAAGAACAACATGCATCTAATGTATCAATAGTAAAAGCACTGAAGATGGAACTACATCATTCTCAGGCTATAATTAAACAGCTGGTGCATGAAAAGCAATGGGACAGGCAAGAAATGGATGACTTGATGAAGCATATTTCAGAACAAAGTCAAATCAAAGCAGCTGTCCAGTTGGTTAGGGATGAGCTAGAAGGTGAAAGGAAGTTGAGAAAGCATTCAGAGAGCCTACATCGCAAGCTAGCTCGAGAGCTTTCTGAAGTGAAATCTGCTTTCTCCAATGCTTTGAGAGAGCTTGAAAGGGAGAACAAAGCGCGTATCCTATTGGAAAACTTGTGCGATGAGTTTTCCAAGGGAATAAGAGAGTATGAGAAAGAGGTGCGGTCTCTGAAGCACAATCATGAGAAAGATCAGGGTGGTTTGGCCAGCTCTGAAAGATTAATTCTCCATATTTCAGAAGCATGGCTCGATGAACGGATGCAAATGAAGATAGCTGAAGGTCAGAATGATTTTGGAGAGAAGAATACAATTGTGGACAAGTTAGGTTTTGATATAGAGACCTTTCTTCAAGCTAAACGATCTGCTGACTTGAAGATAAATATTGATTTGCCCCAAAAGCAGCTCAAGGAAAACTGCTCACGCCGACAATCATTAGAGTCCTTTCCATTGAATGAGGCTGTAAGTGCACCAGGAAATGCGGCTGGAGATTCTACTGATAGTGGTTCACACTATTTAGTCAGGAGTGTTAGTGGAAAACGAATCGCACGAAGCTCTAGCCAATGGAAAAATAATGATGCAAAGGGACAATATGGAGGAATAGAGAAATCGAGTTCCATGAAGAAAAAGGCAGAGGAGCCCATGAAGAGAAATATGTCGTCTGGTTTGCAAGGACAGTTTAAACAACACATGGCGAGAACCATGTCCTGTGATGGAAACAGAACCCTGCCTGCAGATAGGGAAGATGGCGAGCTGGGAGAAGAGAATGCAGCTATGGTTGACAATCTTGAACAGTCTGTATACTCTAATGCAATCAGAGAAGGTCTGCAGGAAACACAAAGCAAAAGGGTGGAGGCACATGGATTGGATTTATTAAAATCCAATAATCCTGACAGTAACTGCAAGGTGAAAACTTGTATCCAATCTGTGTTTACAGGTAATGCTAGTCCAGTTCAGAAATGGAAGTCTAATCTAACAGCCCCAGATTTTGGAAAATCTGAATCTTCTTTGGATTGGCCCCCAGACCTTGATGAAAATACCTTGATGGCAAAATTACTTGAGGCAAGGTTAGAAGCAAAGAACTCGCGCACCAGAAGTTCTAAAGGGCCTTTGTAG
- the LOC101301437 gene encoding phosphatidylinositol 4-phosphate 5-kinase 10-like, translated as MDDLKEELSPEDFKATKSNRIRYSRPDFRQLPYFATDFEWKDYSPAVFRRILENDSIEYSDYQLSVCGDETLREVSFSMKPGMMFLLSNDNRFVIKTLRKSEVKILLEMLPNYYHHLMKFGSSVIVKLYGVHVVRPAGGIKVYFGVWENIVPSDISIFEHYDLKGSAKGRAENKIIVHERPVHKDMDFDFCFYLDPLVRARLLAQIKYDCEFLEAEGIMDYSLFLAIQIESPHEVDKRNSRKTDKAIMERTSRTTDKDILERISRRTDKEIMDDTSEGSECSELTLADICDLLDRPGYKFGASLPARAVRDFRKEMVGCSRSYKSRNSRSRAQPAHECFNVLLFFRIIDICQSYNMRKRLEHACKSIKYDSKSIASVNPKAYSSRFQEFMSEVFLPEESNDFSNSRVSAASSSKISVR; from the exons ATGGATGATCTGAAGGAGGAGCTCTCACCTGAGGACTTCAAGGCTACTAAAAGTAACCGAATCAGATATTCTAGACCAGATTTTAGACAGCTTCCTTATTTCGCGACTGATTTTGAATGGAAAGATTATAGCCCTGCTGTTTTCAG ACGTATACTGGAGAATGACAGTATTGAATATTCCGATTACCAGTTGTCAGTATGTGGAGATGAGACTCTAAGGGAGGTTTCATTCTCTATGAAACCTGGTATGATGTTCTTATTGTCCAACGACAATCGGTTTGTCATCAAAACCCTGCGCAAATCTGAGGTGAAG ATACTCCTAGAGATGCTTCCCAACTACTACCATCATCTTATGAAGTTCGGTTCCTCAGTAATAGTCAAACTTTATGGAGTTCATGTTGTCAGGCCAGCAGGAGGTATTAAG GTTTACTTTGGTGTTTGGGAAAACATAGTCCCGTCAGATATTTCCATATTTGAGCATTATGATCTCAAAGGCTCTGCAAAAGGTCGAGCAGAGAACAAAATCATTGTTCATGAGAGACCTGTACATAAGGATATGGATTTTGATTTTTGCTTTTACCTGGATCCATTGGTTCGAGCTCGACTCTTAGC GCAAATCAAGTATGACTGCGAGTTTTTGGAAGCTGAAGGCATCATGGATTATAGTTTGTTTCTAGCTATACAAATCGAATCTCCACATGAAG TTGATAAAAGAAATTCCAGAAAGACTGATAAAGCGATAATGGAAAGAACTTCCAGAACGACTGATAAAGATATACTGGAAAGAATTTCCCGAAGGACTGATAAAGAGATAATGGACGATACTTCAGAAGGAAGTGAATGCTCAGAGTTAACTCTTGCTGATATTTGCGATCTACTTGACAG GCCTGGTTATAAATTTGGTGCGAGCCTGCCAGCACGTGCTGTCCGGGACTTCAGGAAAGAAATGGTGGGATGTTCGAGATCATATAAGTCCAGAAACTCTAGATCTAGAGCACAGCCAGCACATGAATGCTTCAATGTTCTTTTGTTCTTTAGAATCATAGATATTTGTCAGAGTTACAATATGAGAAAACGCCTTGAGCATGCTTGCAAGTCCATCAAATATGACTCAAAGTCCATCGCATCTGTGAACCCCAAAGCTTATTCTTCTCGCTTTCAAGAGTTTATGAGCGAAGTGTTTCTACCTGAAGAGTCAAACGACTTTAGCAATAGCCG GGTCTCAGCTGCATCATCATCGAAGATTTCTGTTAGATGA
- the LOC101301134 gene encoding F-box/kelch-repeat protein At3g61590-like: MAEETSWFSHYLDDRPREVGEYESYAELSDEGSQEVTVVSVESFLPDELLERIIAYLPIASIFRAQSVCKRWNGIVNSKKYISTNSPLPPQKPWYFMFTSCSEPIGYAYDPVLRKWYAIELPCIQTSNWCIASSCGLVCFMDNDSRSELYVCNPLTKIYKKLEELPGLRFSDCYSALAFWANRVSRSYTITVVKSKQVAGNFFQWDVSVHIYDSQTTMWLSPVTEVLTGWRGGDESVVCDGVLYFLIYSTGGGAPENRHGLLSYNLSARSSHGQLIRSFIPVPCALTCGRLMNLREKLVMVGGIGKPDRPDIIKGIGIWVLNGSVWQEIARMPHKYFQGFGEFDEVFASSGADDLIYIQSYGGPALLLFDMRLKHWRWSQKCPITKRFPLQLFTGFCFEPRLEVNP; encoded by the coding sequence ATGGCGGAAGAAACATCATGGTTCAGCCATTACCTCGATGACAGACCAAGAGAGGTTGGGGAGTATGAATCATATGCAGAGCTGAGTGATGAAGGAAGTCAAGAAGTTACTGTAGTTTCAGTTGAATCTTTCCTTCCTGATGAACTCTTGGAACGGATAATAGCATATCTACCAATTGCAAGCATTTTCAGAGCACAGTCTGTGTGCAAAAGGTGGAATGGCATTGTTAATTCAAAAAAATATATATCAACCAATTCACCCTTGCCACCACAAAAACCTTGGTACTTTATGTTTACAAGCTGCAGTGAACCGATTGGTTATGCATATGATCCTGTACTTAGAAAGTGGTATGCCATTGAGCTGCCCTGCATTCAGACATCAAATTGGTGCATTGCTTCCTCATGTGGTTTGGTTTGCTTTATGGACAATGATAGTAGAAGTGAGTTATACGTCTGCAACCCTCTTACCAAAATATACAAGAAGCTTGAGGAGCTTCCTGGCTTGAGATTTTCGGATTGTTACAGTGCACTTGCGTTTTGGGCTAACAGGGTCTCAAGAAGTTATACTATCACAGTGGTGAAATCTAAGCAAGTTGCTGGAAATTTTTTCCAATGGGATGTTTCTGTTCATATATATGATTCACAGACAACAATGTGGCTTTCCCCTGTGACAGAAGTTCTGACAGGATGGAGAGGTGGCGATGAGAGTGTGGTATGTGATGGGGTTTTGTACTTCTTAATTTACTCAACAGGGGGTGGGGCACCAGAGAATCGTCATGGCCTACTCTCCTACAATCTCTCTGCTCGCTCTTCCCATGGGCAGTTGATCCGTAGTTTCATTCCTGTACCTTGTGCTCTTACATGTGGCCGTCTAATGAACTTGAGGGAGAAGCTGGTTATGGTGGGAGGAATTGGGAAACCAGATCGCCCTGACATAATTAAGGGGATTGGTATATGGGTCCTAAATGGGAGTGTGTGGCAAGAGATTGCCCGTATGCCTCACAAGTATTTCCAAGGATTTGGAGAATTCGATGAAGTTTTTGCTAGCAGTGGTGCAGATGATCTCATATACATCCAGAGTTATGGAGGTCCGGCTCTTCTTCTGTTTGACATGCGCTTGAAACATTGGAGATGGTCACAGAAGTGCCCGATAACCAAGAGGTTCCCTCTCCAGCTCTTTACTGGTTTTTGTTTCGAACCTCGACTTGAAGTAAATCCCTGA